From the genome of Primulina eburnea isolate SZY01 unplaced genomic scaffold, ASM2296580v1 ctg583, whole genome shotgun sequence:
ACCCACGAATTTCGAGCTGaggccatctccaacccattGCACCATATTCTGCATTACATTTTGCGCTACATTACTGCTACACCAAAATCATCTCCAACCCTTTGCACTACATTTCACACTACAATAGAATATTCTCAGAGTattcttttttatttcaacattaatatttatatttcctAATAACTATTTATAGTTTGATAATACGATAATATTTAAAtcttataatttatatattaaaattggaattaattattttgtataaaaaattaaattatttgaattaattatgtcatataaaaaaaattaatcaaaatatTCTTTGCAAAAATATACAAGTCAttggaattaaaaaaaaatacgagCATTTAATATTAAATGAATAATATAACACAAACACAATATTAAATATTCGAAGAACTATATTGTTCCCCCAAATGCTCAATTAACGTATTTCGTAGTTCATAGTGAGCAtctctattttttatttttttataacgaAATAGAAATTCTTGAAATCTATCATTTTCTTCATTGACCACCATTTCAACATCTGGAGTCGGTGCTTCCATTGCGTCTTCAATTGGTGCACCAAGATCACGTTCATCTTCAATAATCATGTTGTGCATGATAATGCAAGATTTCATTATGTAATGTAAATCATTTTTACGCCAAGGCCGTGCTGGAGATGCCACGATCGCAAATCGAGATTGAAGAACACCAAATGCACGCTCTACATCTTTTTTGCATGTCTCTtgtttcattaaaaaatatctCTTTTTCGGTCCAAGTGTGTCACGAATAGTTTGCATAATAGTTGACCACTTTGGATGGTATATCGGCTAAGTAATAGCCAGTATCATATTCTTTTCCACAGATAGTATAATGAGCAGGTGGAGCAATGCCTTGAGCCAAATCGGAAAACAAAGTGGATGCCTCCAAAACATTGATGTCATTATTTGAACCAGGCATACAAAAATACGCATGCCATATCCAAAGATCATATCGGCCACTGCTTCTAAAATAATTATTGGTGACCCACTACGACCTGTATATTGTCCAGCCCAAGCAGTAGGACAATTTTTCCATTTCCAATGCATACAATCGAGACTTCCCAATATCCCCGAGAAGCCTCGTTGTTTACCAATATGTAAGAGTCGAGCAACATCATTGGCATTTGGAGATAGAAAGTACTGATTTGCAAAACCTTCCACTACTGCTCGGCAAAAGTGTTGCAAGCATTTAATCACATTTGACTATCCTATTTTGATGTATTCATCAGCCGCATCCGCGTGTAAGCCGCATGCTAATAATCGAATTGCAGCTGTTGTTTTTTGATTAGTTGATAGCCCAAGTCGTCCCAAACCATCACTCCGTTGTATAAaatattgatcatgatttttgaCAGCATCAACGATACGAAGAAATAGATTACAAGACATCCAAAATTGTCGTTGAAAATAACCTTCATGAAATATGGGATTCTCAGAGAAATAGTCATTGAACAAATTACGATCGGCTATTTCTCTATCGCGACGAATTACAACATGACAAGAAATTGATCCTCTTCTCGTGCCTTCGTTAACTTGTTGATTGATATAGGCATGCATCATCATATTGGGTGTATGAATATGACTAACAACTGCTCCTTGAATTTCTTTATCAATGGCTTCAGCATCGTTA
Proteins encoded in this window:
- the LOC140821484 gene encoding uncharacterized protein, with translation MNSSSDLSSLSDNEDDITNYLVNDAEAIDKEIQGAVVSHIHTPNMMMHAYINQQVNEGTRRGSISCHVVIRRDREIADRNLFNDYFSENPIFHEVVEGFANQYFLSPNANDVARLLHIGKQRGFSGILGSLDCMHWKWKNCPTAWAGQYTGRSGSPIIILEAVADMIFGYGMRIFPIYHPKWSTIMQTIRDTLGPKKRYFLMKQETCKKDVERAFGVLQSRFAIVASPARPWRKNDLHYIMKSCIIMHNMIIEDERDLGAPIEDAMEAPTPDVEMVVNEENDRFQEFLFRYKKIKNRDAHYELRNTLIEHLGEQYSSSNI